Proteins from a single region of Ziziphus jujuba cultivar Dongzao chromosome 1, ASM3175591v1:
- the LOC107426585 gene encoding uncharacterized protein LOC107426585 — protein MDICSSVFAKTTVDTVKASCQQLNYVTRYKREVEHLTKQVERLRDKRDSVRRAAEAARRNLEPIAPEVERWLRDVDETIQETETCFGNERLAEANRCLRGWCPNLKSRYSLGKKAKKMTVNVDKLLEEGTFQKVSYPPRPPGVSPFSDRAAESEFLIEDVKSNPALHSNMIFHSTQAVSELEMGSTSSATCYPARPLVPMGLSEGFEYKLPFTKEVLEALEDERVKIIGISGLVGGEEAVTLKEFKRRVDHLFEDVATAVVSPNPNLECIQGEIANLLGLDMENKNLIERAKLLSDRMTKASKRFLIILVDIWQTFNLEAVGISHVGVGNGCKIILMSRNPNTFREIRKQRSFKLISVSTSNIGGPILDFESRNSIVRQVMDDLKDDRINPILICGLGGVGKTTMVTQIRDKAKEQGLFDEIVMVDVTRDANIKDIQSDMADYLGLDIYNLSSSTARAQKLYERLSVPKRVLVVLDNVWTRLDLKEVGIPSPRHQTGCKLLVASRNQDIFNEIKTKKRLEIAGLLESEAWSLFKEAAGSSIESPHLRPIAEQVLGECGGLPIAISTVGRALQYKSKEIWSNALTELRKANPDHISGMEKDVYGKIKLSYDSLESKEAKLCFLLCCLYPESSNIAIEDFLRHRLGLGLFKDFDLIVEGRNSVLASIDILKTCYLLLDSDKEGCVKMHDVVRDAGLFIASNNENGFVVRQRLKQEDWPESGLEYEYTSTVLMKGAQTELLLVSGTDFNTTELLGTMFDGMEGLKVLDLKMTHLGRSILSSLPQMKHLQTLCLEHCEISNISMIGQMQTLMILSLRGSTIYESQFSRELPSEIGNLSNLRSLNLTGCCLYKIGQGVLSRLVKLEELYMMGNFERILLYQKQRYADFEREVQEYLMCFSELVFLKNLTTLEAFFPPSLEILQYTIFFEKLDRFYFTQEASEEEYWSDGNYYSGNTLVLNGRNDVVAGNGVNVLLKKARIVYLEEVRFGDLNEIWFVNVKSLTLRHCYGLKYLSDVTLESAPTVAFPMLELLNIDGHDRLKAICHGELPSRSFEELRQLFLTNLPVLTHLWIAPRQSEFLRNLRRVIIKSCHSLESLFLFSTINNLGQLEELDIQDCPKIKEVVTFQGLDEACDIKFPFLIRLNLRRLRSLMGISNAVRRINFHVLITLKLEQLPELTSLFPKNMVLESSSNAAEQYLFDSKVNICPQLKFLVVEGCDNLSIVFSSELVQKVQNLEQLEVRQCGKLIKLFEIEGLHMKEKHASAVKFSSLEKMELTDLPMLEYVWKAPPKILAFQNLKLLQVVRCRSLKNVFPFSIAQLLGKLESIYINDCDGMEEVVATNEGHGQNDAGETYEKIVFRRASTMHLDRLPCVETFCSVPCTVEWPSLTTLVLCCPSMNEFVPAVLSNNIFNEKVDFPVLETLELREMKHREHIWSSQLLPYSFCQLKHLNISNCTALFLLLPSYMQNRLQNLEKLTVSDCNLLQSVFEPAESMDSEPSFQNLTSINISECNGLRNLLSTSMATGLVKLQNLSVRKCGVMEEIITKAEEGESKETKGKTVLPLLVTLTLEILPKLTSFSQGKATFEWPFIQSIEVNGCRKMKTFFFQLSPTKTSIVRFGTPQSVENVKANMHDGHFSWRKR, from the exons atggATATTTGTAGTTCGGTTTTTGCAAAAACAACAGTGGACACCGTGAAAGCAAGTTGCCAACAGCTTAATTATGTGACTCGCTATAAGAGAGAAGTTGAGCATCTAACCAAGCAAGTTGAGAGGCTTCGTGACAAAAGAGACAGCGTGAGACGAGCGGCGGAGGCAGCAAGGAGGAATTTAGAGCCCATTGCTCCTGAAGTTGAGAGATGGTTGCGGGATGTGGATGAGACCATTCAGGAAACAGAAACCTGCTTTGGAAATGAAAGATTAGCAGAGGCAAATAGGTGCCTTAGAGGGTGGTGTCCAAATTTAAAGTCACGCTATTCCTTGGGTAAGAAAGCTAAGAAAATGACAGTGAACGTTGATAAGCTACTTGAAGAGGGGACTTTCCAGAAGGTATCCTACCCTCCTCGTCCCCCAGGGGTATCACCTTTTTCCGATCGGGCAGCTGAGAGTGAATTCCTTATTGAAGATGTAAAATCCAACCCTGCTCTTCACTCGAATATGATATTCCATTCTACTCAGGCTGTAAGCGAGCTGGAAATGGGTAGCACTTCCTCTGCAACATGTTACCCTGCTCGTCCATTAGTACCCATGGGACTTTCTGAaggttttgaatataaattaccATTCACAAAAGAGGTCTTAGAGGCTCTTGAAGATGAGAGGGTCAAAATCATTGGCATTTCCGGGCTTGTCGGAGGGGAAGAGGCTGTGACTCTGAAGGAATTCAAGCGAAGAGTGGACCATCTATTTGAAGATGTTGCTACGGCAGTTGTATCTCCAAATCCAAACTTGGAATGTATACAAGGTGAAATTGCGAATTTGCTAGGACTGGATATGGAAAATAAGAATTTGATAGAGCGAGCGAAGCTGCTGAGTGATAGAATGACCAAGGCTTCTAAGAGGTTCCTTATAATATTGGTTGACATTTGGCAAACATTCAATTTGGAGGCAGTAGGAATTTCACATGTTGGGGTCGGCAATGGTTGCAAGATTATATTAATGTCACGAAACCCAAATACGTTCAGGGAGATAAGAAAGCAAAGAAGTTTCAAATTGATATCGGTTTCAACATCCAATATTGGAGGGCCCATTCTTGATTTTGAATCAAGAAATTCAATAGTTAGACAAGTCATGGACGATTTAAAGGATGATCGGATCAATCCGATTTTAATATGTGGGTTGGGCGGTGTAGGAAAGACAACAATGGTGACACAGATTCGCGATAAAGCAAAAGAACAGGGTCTATTTGATGAGATTGTGATGGTGGATGTTACCCGAGATGCGAACATAAAGGACATTCAAAGTGACATGGCAGACTATCTTggtttagatatatataatttatcgaGTTCAACTGCAAGAGCACAAAAGCTATATGAAAGATTATCTGTTCCTAAAAGGGTTCTTGTGGTATTAGACAATGTTTGGACCAGACTAGATTTGAAGGAAGTTGGAATTCCATCTCCCAGGCACCAAACGGGCTGCAAACTTTTGGTAGCGTCCCGAAACCAAGATATCTTCAATGAGATTAAGACAAAAAAGAGACTCGAAATTGCTGGTTTGCTAGAATCAGAAGCCTGGAGTTTGTTCAAGGAGGCGGCAGGCAGTTCCATTGAATCTCCTCACTTGCGCCCAATAGCTGAACAAGTCCTGGGTGAATGTGGTGGCTTGCCAATTGCTATCTCAACCGTCGGTAGGGCCCTACAGTATAAAAGCAAAGAAATATGGAGCAATGCACTTACAGAActaagaaaggccaatccagATCACATTTCAGGAATGGAAAAGGATGTATATGGTAAAATTAAGCTCAGTTACGATTCTTTAGAGAGCAAAGAAGCCAAGTTATGTTTTTTGCTTTGTTGCCTATATCCGGAAAGCAGTAATATAGCCATTGAAGATTTTCTGCGACACAGGCTTGGGCTTGGGCTATTCAAAGACTTTGATTTAATCGTGGAGGGAAGGAACAGTGTACTAGCGTCAATTGACATACTCAAAACTTGTTACTTATTATTAGATAGCGACAAGGAAGGGTGTGTTAAAATGCATGACGTGGTACGTGATGCCGGATTATTTATAGCTTCTAATAATGAAAATGGATTTGTTGTTAGACAGAGGTTGAAACAAGAGGATTGGCCCGAGAGTGGTTTGGAATATGAATACACTTCCACTGTACTAATGAAAGGTGCACAAACTGAGCTTTTGTTGGTTTCAGGCACTGATTTTAATACTACGGAACTACTGGGGACTATGTTTGATGGAATGGAAGGACTCAAGGTGTTAGACTTGAAGATGACACATTTGGGGAGGTCAATATTGTCATCACTTCCACAGATGAAACATCTACAAACACTGTGTCTAGAGCATTgcgaaatttcaaatatatcaaTGATTGGACAAATGCAGACACTAATGATACTGAGCTTGCGTGGGTCCACAATCTATGAAAGTCAATTTTCGAGGGAATTACCAAGTGAGATTGGAAATTTGTCCAATCTAAGGTCGCTAAATTTGACGGGATGCTGTCTCTATAAAATTGGACAGGGTGTCCTATCGAGGCTAGTAAAGCTAGAAGAACTGTACATGATGGGTAACTTCGAACGGATACTTCTCTATCAGAAACAGCGATATGCTGACTTCGAACGTGAAGTACAAGAATACTTGATGTGCTTTTCAGAGCttgttttcttgaaaaatttgaCAACCTTAGAAGCTTTTTTTCCTCCAAGTCTAGAGATTTTACAATATACCATATTTTTTGAAAAGCTTGACCGATTTTACTTTACGCAAGAAGCAAGTGAAGAAGAGTATTGGAGTGATGGAAATTATTATAGTGGGAATACCTTAGTACTTAATGGTAGAAACGATGTTGTCGCTGGCAATGGAGTTAATGTGTTGTTAAAGAAAGCTAGAATTGTATACTTAGAAGAGGTAAGATTTGGGGACTTAAATGAGATATGGTTTGTGAATGTGAAGTCTCTGACCCTCCGTCACTGTTATGGACTTAAATATCTCAGTGACGTGACATTAGAGTCAGCTCCAACTGTTGCTTTTCCTATGCTTGAGTTGTTGAACATCGATGGCCACGATAGGCTGAAAGCAATTTGTCACGGTGAACTTCCAAGCCGATCATTTGAAGAATTAAGACAATTATTCTTAACGAACTTACCTGTATTGACACATTTGTGGATAGCACCGAGGCAGTCTGAATTTCTCAGAAACCTAAGACGTGTTATAATTAAAAGTTGTCATAGCTTGGAATCTCTCTTTCTATTCTCAACCATCAACAATCTGGGCCAGCTTGAAGAGCTAGATATACAAGATTGCCCAAAGATTAAAGAGGTTGTTACGTTTCAAGGTTTggatgaagcatgtgacatcaAATTCCCATTTTTGATACGCTTGAATCTGAGAAGACTACGAAGTCTTATGGGAATAAGTAATGCAGTCCGTAGGATTAATTTTCATGTATTGATCACCCTGAAGCTTGAACAACTACCAGAGCTTACCAGtcttttcccaaaaaatatGGTTCTAGAAAGTAGCTCTAATGCTGCCGagcaatatttatttgattcaaAG GTTAATATATGtcctcaattaaaatttttggtggTGGAGGGATGTGATAACCTTTCAATTGTTTTCTCATCCGAATTGGTGCAAAAAGTGCAAAATCTGGAACAACTTGAAGTAAGGCAATGTGGCaagttgataaaattatttgaaattgaagGTCTGCACATGAAAGAAAAGCATGCCTCTGCAGTGAAATTCTCTTCCTTAGAAAAAATGGAGTTGACTGATCTACCCATGTTGGAATACGTGTGGAAGGCACCTCCAAAGATTCTGGCATTTCAGAACCTAAAATTGCTCCAAGTTGTGCGCTGTAGGAGTTTGAAGAATGTTTTCCCCTTCTCCATAGCTCAACTTCTAGGGAAACTGGAATCCATTTATATAAACGACTGCGATGGGATGGAAGAAGTTGTTGCCACAAATGAGGGCCATGGTCAAAATGATGCTGGAGAAACATACGAGAAGATTGTTTTTCGTCGAGCATCTACTATGCATCTTGATCGGTTACCTTGCGTTGAAACTTTTTGCTCTGTTCCTTGTACAGTTGAATGGCCATCACTGACAACTTTGGTGCTCTGCTGTCCAAGTATGAATGAATTTGTCCCAGCAGTTCTATCCAAcaatattttcaatgaaaag GTTGATTTTCCAGTCTTGGAGACCCTGGAACTTCGTGAAATGAAGCACAGGGAACATATATGGAGTAGCCAACTTCTACCCTACTCCTTCTGTCAGCTAAAACACCTAAACATATCTAATTGTACCGCTCTATTTCTTTTGCTTCCATCCTATATGCAAAATAGATTGCAAAATCTAGAGAAGTTGACAGTGAGTGATTGTAATTTGCTTCAAAGTGTTTTTGAACCAGCTGAGAGTATGGATTCAGAACCGAGCTTTCAGAATCTTACATCTATTAATATTTCTGAATGTAATGGCTTGAGAAATCTACTCTCTACTTCCATGGCCACAGGGCTAGTGAAGCTTCAAAATTTATCTGTAAGAAAGTGCGGCGTGATGGAAGAAATAATCACAAAAGCAGAAGAGGGTGAGAGTAAAGAAACAAAAGGTAAGACGGTGCTTCCTCTATTAGTAACTTTGACACTCGAGATCCTGCCAAAGCTCACAAGTTTCTCGCAAGGCAAAGCTACTTTTGAATGGCCATTCATACAATCAATAGAAGTTAATGGGTGCAGAAAAATGAAgactttctttttccaattgagCCCAACGAAGACTTCCATTGTCCGATTTGGTACTCCGCAAAGCGTAGAgaatgtgaaagcaaatatgCATGATGGTCACTTTTCGTGGCGGAAACGATAG